The Phormidium sp. PBR-2020 DNA segment CCCTGGGGGGTGAGGATAAACAGCGTCAGGGGACTCCCCTCGTAGAAATGCCAGATTTCCTCCTGCTGGATGCGATGAAAGGCAGAAAATTCCGGGTGTTCCAGGAGATAGTAGATGGAAGTGCAGTAGGTGCGATCGCCCCCAAAGCGGTCTGGGAGTGCCGATTGGGGGATTATCTCATCAGAGCGATAAAGTTCGCGATACATCCCCCCCTCTTCCGGGAGTGGAACCAGGCCTAGCATCTCAATCCAATCGGCGGCGGTATAGGTCATCGGCTCAAATCATCAGCTCAAATAGGGTCTTCGAGCTAATTGTAGAGGATTGTCCGGTTCAGTCATGGGGTGACTCATTCCGTTTGTTTGAG contains these protein-coding regions:
- a CDS encoding cupin domain-containing protein, producing MTYTAADWIEMLGLVPLPEEGGMYRELYRSDEIIPQSALPDRFGGDRTYCTSIYYLLEHPEFSAFHRIQQEEIWHFYEGSPLTLFILTPQGDLSQQKLGRNFEAGEQLQVIIRRGDLFAATVDEPGGYSLVGCTVAPGFEFADFEAPSRQRLLQAYPQHRGVIEQLTR